TGGGTCTTGTGCTTTAACCTTCTAAATGAAGCTGAATGAATAATTCTATCTCTATCTCTTTGAAATGGTGATCTGTATTTATTCTTAGGCTCAAAAATCAGTCTACCTTTAGATTTAAACAGTCCTAAATTTGAATAATTTTTCATTCTTTAAATTTGGTAAAATGACATTATATTAGTATTATCAGTGTTAAATCATGATTAAAGAAATTAAATTTACAGAAAATGCTTTAAAACAAATAAAGCACCTTCTATCCTCAAAAGATAACGGTTCTTTTTTTAGAATCGCAATTAAAGGTGGTGGTTGCTCAGGTTTTCAGTACGATTTTTCTTTTGATAAATCACAAAATGAAGATGATTTAAGACATGAAAATATACTCATAGATAAAACTTCAGCTGACCTACTAAAAGGTTCTGAGGTAGATTTTGTTAAAGAATTAATCGGAGATTCATTTAAAATTAACAACCCGCAAAGCAAATCCTCGTGTGGTTGTGGCGTCTCATTCTCACTTTAATGATAATTAGCTCATGGAATGTAAATTCTGTAAGAGCACGTATTATTAATATTCAAGAATACCTGAAGAAATTCTCACCTGATATATTAATGATGCAAGAAATAAAGACTCAAGAGGAAACATATCCTTTTGATGATATAACAAAGCTAAAATATGAAAGTCATGTATTCGGTCAAAAAAGTTATAATGGAGTTGCAATTATTTCAAAAAAAAAGATTGAAAAAATAGAGAAGGATATTTTTAAAGATAAAAATAAGCAATCAAGAATAATTACCGCAAATATAAAACATAAATCTAAAACTATAAAGCTAATAAATATTTACACTCCAAATGGTAATCCAGTTGATACAGATAAATATTCTTATAAGATTTATTGGTTAGATAGTTTAATCAAAAAACTTAAATCTTATTTAAATAAAAACGAAAATATAATTATTGGTGGAGATTTTAATATAATACCAGCAGCAGAAGATGTTCATAATCCAAAAAGTTATGAAAACGACGCCTTGTTCAGATTAGAAATTAGAAAAAGATTAAGAGAAATGATTAATTTAGGCTTCCATGATGCATATAGATACAAATATCCTGATAAAGAAGGTTATACATTTTGGGATTATACAAGTGGTGCTTGGCAAAAAAATAATGGAATGAGAATTGATCATTTCTTAGTTTCTAATTCAATTATCAATTTAGTTAAAAACGTAAAAATTAATAAATATCCTCGTGGAAGAGAAAAGCCTTCCGATCACACTCCTATAGAAATTGAATTAGCTTAAAGATCTAATTTTATTAACAAGTTCCTCGTTTATATTTCTTGGTCCTTTATCCAATCTATTTTTGTGTCTTCTCTCACCAGGTAATCTGACCTCACCCATTGATTTCATTTTTTCAAAAAATTCATTTGCATGTTTATCCCAATCCTTATCTGAG
The Candidatus Pelagibacter sp. RS40 DNA segment above includes these coding regions:
- the xth gene encoding exodeoxyribonuclease III; the protein is MIISSWNVNSVRARIINIQEYLKKFSPDILMMQEIKTQEETYPFDDITKLKYESHVFGQKSYNGVAIISKKKIEKIEKDIFKDKNKQSRIITANIKHKSKTIKLINIYTPNGNPVDTDKYSYKIYWLDSLIKKLKSYLNKNENIIIGGDFNIIPAAEDVHNPKSYENDALFRLEIRKRLREMINLGFHDAYRYKYPDKEGYTFWDYTSGAWQKNNGMRIDHFLVSNSIINLVKNVKINKYPRGREKPSDHTPIEIELA
- a CDS encoding HesB/IscA family protein; the encoded protein is MIKEIKFTENALKQIKHLLSSKDNGSFFRIAIKGGGCSGFQYDFSFDKSQNEDDLRHENILIDKTSADLLKGSEVDFVKELIGDSFKINNPQSKSSCGCGVSFSL